A genomic stretch from Hemicordylus capensis ecotype Gifberg chromosome 1, rHemCap1.1.pri, whole genome shotgun sequence includes:
- the ODC1 gene encoding ornithine decarboxylase: protein MNNFSGGEFNFTFLDEGFTAKDILDQKINEVSSSDDKDAFYVADLGDILKKHLRWRKALPRVSPFYAVKCNDSIAIVKTLAALGAGFDCASKTEIQLVQSIGVPPERIIYANPCKQVSQIKHAANNGVQMMTFDSEVELTKVARAHPKAKLVLRIATDDSKAVCRLSVKFGATVRTSRLLLERAKELHIDIIGVSFHVGSGCTDPDTFVQAIYDARCVFDMGAEFGFNMYLLDIGGGFPGSEDVKLKFEEITNVINPALDRYFPSDSGVRIIAEPGRYYVASAFTLAVNIIAKKVVIKEQTGSDDEEEANEKTLMYYVNDGVYGSFNCILYDHAHVKPVLQKRPKPDDRYYSCSIWGPTCDGLDRIVERCGMPELQVGDWMLFENMGAYTVAAASTFNGFQRPTIHYVMSRPAWQLMEQIREQGFQAEVEEQDVTLPLSCAWESGIEHHPATCASASINV from the exons ATGAACAACTTTAGCGGTGGAGAATTCAACTTTACTTTTCTTGatgaaggctttactgcaaaagaCATTCTAgaccagaaaataaatgaagtTTCTTCCTCT GATGATAAAGATGCATTCTATGTTGCTGACCTTGGGGATATTCTCAAGAAGCACTTGCGATGGCGCAAAGCGCTCCCTCGGGTCTCTCCTTTCTATGCTGTAAAATGCAATGACAGCATAGCCATAGTGAAGACTCTTGCTGCTCTTGGGGCAGGATTTGATTGTGCCAGTAAA ACTGAAATACAGCTGGTCCAGAGTATTGGTGTGCCTCCAGAGCGTATAATATATGCAAATCCATGCAAACAAGTATCTCAAATTAAGCATGCTGCAAATAATGGTGTGCAGATGATGACTTTTGATAGTGAAGTTGAGCTGACGAAAGTTGCAAgagcccatccaaaagcaaa GTTGGTCTTACGCATTGCAACAGACGACTCAAAAGCAGTTTGTCGCCTGAGTGTTAAATTTGGAGCCACAGTCAGAACCAGTAGGTTGCTGCTTGAGCGGGCAAAAGAACTTCATATTGACATTATTGGAGTCAG tttccaCGTTGGAAGTGGCTGTACAGATCCAGATACCTTTGTGCAAGCTATTTATGATGCCCGTTGTGTCTTTGATATGGGA GCTGAGTTTGGTTTTAATATGTACCTGCTTGATATTGGTGGTGGCTTCCCTGGCTCTGAAGACGTGAAACTTAAATTTGAAGAG ATAACAAATGTAATCAACCCTGCATTGGACAGATATTTTCCTTCCGATTCTGGAGTGAGAATTATTGCAGAGCCTGGAAGATACTATGTTGCATCGGCTTTTACCCTGGCTGTTAACATAATTGCAAAGAAAGTTGTAATAAAGGAGCAAACTGGTTCTGATG ATGAAGAAGAAGCTAATGAGAAAACCCTTATGTACTATGTGAATGATGGAGTATATGGATCTTTTAACTGCATCCTGTATGATCATGCACATGTTAAACCAGTTTTGCAAAAG AGACCAAAGCCAGATGACCGATACTATTCCTGTAGCATATGGGGACCAACCTGTGATGGCCTAGATCGCATTGTTGAGCGCTGTGGCATGCCGGAACTGCAGGTTGGGGATTGGATGCTCTTTGAGAACATGGGTGCTTATACCGTGGCAGCTGCCTCTACTTTCAACGGATTCCAGAGGCCAACGATACACTATGTAATGTCAAGGCCAGCATG GCAATTGATGGAGCAGATAAGGGAGCAAGGTTTTCAAGCAGAAGTGGAAGAGCAGGATGTCACTTTGCCACTCTCTTGTGCCTGGGAAAGTGGAATTGAACACCATCCAGCAACTTGTGCTTCAGCCAGCATTAATGTATAG